The following are from one region of the Poecilia reticulata strain Guanapo linkage group LG7, Guppy_female_1.0+MT, whole genome shotgun sequence genome:
- the emilin3b gene encoding EMILIN-3, with the protein MWSKLCQLSAHIFLLGVMLSVVNSKGTLYGGHINPFYGSRYNLYKAGLNPQYSPNKPMTRHKNHCAYMVQKNITCILQDGVETYVKAEYTTKCIWGQKCPVVMYRTFHRPTYKVGYKTVTELEWRCCPGYSGEACHDGPTSLPDIIGPHRPGIKGFPHGPRPPVDQKPGGAPLDPGKFFPGGKPNYGVTGERLDRMELDLRRLTQALETLNGMVTGLEERLRTSLREETNKLLVSLLPNPPRTPDSTVGFGVIPDGLDGGGTITGFGDLAGRVTEVRDELRAKSHILEEIQGMVIGHDGQLKKLLDGATGEPIPGPGSTSYLDEILDVKLAGVRAEILDGFERRLTGMENHCEEKIGEVQRQCQREHLDGQEQMQQSLDGRETGLREELGTLQAQIQGLTLTESCCGQVNSLSERMLRLEESVKDITESQRQLQTALSEQTIHIETLVETRLVDMEGRLNATNGELDGVEGFHSGLDGFKTLLEDKLKTLEERLFVAVEEISNATTPALLEGQVVPALETEIDSVRSRVEGDLSGIQKQLLDLELLCTSNCAQSTPQGEAITDTLTGEECKGMDKKMTDRLDSHSNQLNHLNNTLNNLLLRIAQEESEGSVQGEITLLKVNINSVNRTLKGLKDSISFITTEVGHANSSWEQREHQIVNQVQGITKLMGHQASLLGASERRLAELRGELAALKRQLSGGLQGCRSTAMEVQKEVKVVDSRVSQVESQCSSLGELAESLERIRAELEKHSVAILSQVNGTMTSHSEQQDDPKGEVQDFASKDATKQNNDQ; encoded by the exons ATGTGGAGCAAACTGTGCCAGCTTTCAGCACATATCTTTCTCTTGGGAGTGATGCTGTCTGTGGTGAACAGCAAAGGGACTTTGTATGGAGGCCACATCAACCCGTTCTATGGAAGCAGATACAACCTCTACAAAGCCGGACTCAACCCTCAGTACTCACCAAACAAGCCTATGACCCGCCACAA AAACCACTGTGCTTACATGGTCCAGAAGAACATCACCTGCATCCTCCAGGATGGAGTGGAAACCTATGTGAAGGCCGAATACACCACCAAGTGCATCTGGGGTCAGAAATGCCCTGTCGTCAT GTACAGAACATTTCACAGGCCAACATATAAGGTGGGGTATAAGACTGTGACTGAACTCGAATGGAGATGCTGCCCTGGTTACTCTGGTGAAGCTTGCCATGATGGGCCCACATCACTACCTGACATCATAGGTCCCCATCGCCCCGGTATTAAGGGATTTCCTCATGGACCAAGACCTCCAGTGGATCAGAAGCCTGGAGGAGCTCCATTGGATCCAGGCAAATTCTTCCCCGGAGGAAAACCTAACTATG GAGTGACAGGTGAACGTTTGGACCGCATGGAGCTGGACCTACGTCGCCTCACCCAGGCTCTAGAAACCCTCAATGGTATGGTGACTGGCCTCGAGGAGCGACTTCGAACATCCCTCCGAGAAGAAACCAACAAATTACTGGTGTCCCTGCTGCCCAACCCTCCGAGAACACCGGACTCAACGGTGGGATTCGGGGTGATCCCAGATGGATTGGATGGAGGAGGAACCATAACTGGATTTGGAGACTTAGCAGGAAGAGTGACTGAAGTGAGGGATGAGCTGCGAGCCAAGTCTCACATTTTGGAAGAAATCCAG GGTATGGTCATAGGTCATGATGGCCAGCTGAAGAAACTGTTGGACGGAGCCACAGGCGAACCCATCCCTGGTCCAGGCTCAACCTCTTATCTGGACGAGATCTTGGATGTTAAGTTAGCTGGTGTGAGAGCTGAGATCCTTGATGGCTTTGAACGCCGTCTTACCGGCATGGAGAACCACTGTGAGGAGAAAATTGGGGAGGTGCAGCGGCAGTGCCAAAGGGAGCACTTGGATGGCCAGGAGCAGATGCAGCAATCTCTGGACGGCAGAGAGACTGGCCTTAGGGAGGAGTTGGGCACCTTGCAAGCTCAGATTCAGGGTCTAACTCTGACTGAGAGCTGTTGTGGACAG GTGAACAGCTTGTCTGAGCGCATGTTGCGGCTAGAAGAATCTGTAAAAGATATAACCGAATCTCAGAGGCAGCTGCAGACGGCCCTCTCTGAACAAACCATTCACATAGAGACCCTAGTCGAGACGCGCCTGGTGGACATGGAAGGAAGACTCAATGCCACCAATGGTGAACTCGATGGGGTTGAAGGGTTTCACAGTGGTCTGGATGGCTTCAAAACCTTGCTTGAAGACAAGTTGAAGACTCTAGAGGAGAGGCTGTTTGTGGCAGTGGAAGAAATAAGCAATGCTACAACTCCTGCTCTACTGGAGGGTCAGGTGGTTCCCGCACTGGAGACAGAGATTGACTCAGTCAGGAGTAGAGTAGAAGGAGACCTGAGTGGAATTCAGAAACAGCTATTAGACCTGGAGCTCCTTTGCACTTCCAATTGTGCCCAGTCCACCCCACAAGGTGAAGCTATCACAGACACCTTAACAGGTGAGGAATGTAAAGGAATGGATAAGAAGATGACAGACCGTTTGGACTCCCATTCTAACCAGCTGAACCACCTAAACAACACCTTGAATAACCTGCTACTTCGCATTGCTCAGGAGGAATCAGAGGGCTCCGTTCAAGGAGAGATCACCCTGCTAAAGGTCAACATAAACTCTGTGAACCGCACCCTCAAGGGCCTGAAGGACTCCATTAGCTTCATTACAACAGAAGTGGGCCACGCTAACTCGTCGTGGGAGCAGAGGGAGCATCAAATTGTCAACCAAGTGCAAGGAATCACCAAACTCATGGGCCATCAGGCTTCCCTACTTGGAGCAAGTGAGAGGCGATTGGCAGAGCTTCGGGGTGAGCTAGCAGCTCTGAAGAGACAGTTGTCAGGGGGGCTACAAGGCTGCCGCAGCACAGCAATGGAGGTGCAGAAAGAGGTAAAGGTCGTTGACAGCAGAGTAAGCCAGGTGGAGAGCCAGTGTAGCAGCCTCGGGGAACTTGCAGAGAGCCTGGAAAGAATCAGGGCAGAGCTGGAGAAACACTCTGTTGCCATTCTGAGCCAGGTGAACGGTACAATGACCTCTCATTCAGAGCAGCAGGATGATCCGAAAGGTGAAGTCCAAGACTTTGCATCCAAGGATGCcaccaaacaaaacaatgacCAGTAG